Sequence from the Corallococcus sp. EGB genome:
CTGGGAGTAACCCCGCGTCGCGGGCGATGCAGCAGGTTGCCCCGACTCGAAGAGACGTTCCAGGTTTCCGGTATGCCCTCCAGGCGGACGGGCACGCACGGGCCACTCGCGTTCCGGCGCGACGGTCTGTGATTGAACTTGTGTCCAAATGCAAACGCAGGCGCTTCGCTGTAAGATGCTCAACCCGAGCAATTCATAATTACTTCTGAAAAGCTCCAACGTGGTTGCAGCGGCTGGGGGGCCTCATGGACTGGTCGTTGACCGCATCGCTGCTGGCGGAGCGGGATGTGCGCCCCATCGTCGTGATGGATCGGCGCGGCCGCATCGAGCTGGCCAATGGGGCGCTCACGTCACTGCTGGGCCGGCCCCGTGAGGAATTGCTGGGGCGCCGTTGGACCGAGGTCTGCACGCCGCCGGAGCATGGGCGCGAGGTGGGCCAGGCGCTGCGGGCCATCTTCACCACCGCGGAGCACCGGCTGCAGACGGAGGTGCTCACGCGCGATGGCGAGCGGCTGCCGGTGGAGATGGACGTGGCCGCCGTGGGCCAGCCCCCGCTGCGGCTGGTGGCCATCATCACGCGCGCGGCACCGCCCCGCTCCCTCCCCGAGCCCACCGTCGCAGCGGAGCCTCCGCGGCCTCCGGAGGCGCACCGGGACTTGAGCTACGAAATCTCCACCGAGCTGTCGTCGTTCGGGACGCTCAAGGCGGTGTGGGCCTCCGGGCAGGCGCGGCAGGAGGAGATGGTGGGCCGGCCGTGTTTCGGCGCCTTCGCCCACCGCGACGCGCCCTGCCAGGACTGTCCGCTGACGGCGTCGTCCCCCGGGTCCTGGCCGCACACCATCGTGCGGCAGGCGCCGGAGGACACCGAGGGCTACGAGGTCGTCACCGCCACGCCCACCGGCGCAGGCACCGCGCTCGTCAGCGTGCACACCATTGGTGATGACACGCTCAGCGGGCTCTTCGAGGCGAAGGTGAGGCGCATGGCCAGCGCCGCGCGCCTGTCCGAGCGTGAGGGCGATGTCTTGCGATACCTCGCACTCGGCCGCTCGCCCACCGACATCTCCACCGTGTTAGGGATTACCGAGCGCACGGTGAAATTCCACCAGGCCAACCTGCTGAGAAAGCTGGGAGCCGAGACGCGCTACGATCTGCTCCGCCTGTTCTTCTGAGCAGGGCGCCTTCCCTCCGGGACAGCTTCCAAGCGGTTGACCTTGGAGGATGCTGGAACCTCGACTCCGGAGTCCTGGGGGTCGGGGGGGCCGTTGCCCATGGGCAGCGCCGGTCACAGCCATCACAGCAAATACATCCAGCCTGTCTGGACTCTTGTCATGGGACGTCCTGTCCGTGGGTGACACTCCGGGCTGGGATGACGTGATGCGGGAGTTCCTGCTCGAGTCCCGCGAGCACGTGCAGGGCATCGAGTCGACGGTGCTGGAGCTGGAGGCACAGCCGGGCTCGCAGCCGCTCATGGCGCAGCTGTTCCGGGCGCTGCACACCGTGAAGGGCACCTGCGGCTTCCTGGGCTTCACCCGCCTGGAGGCGCTGATGCACGCGGCCGAGGAGATGCTCGGCCTGGCGCGCGACCGGCGCCTGGTGCTGGACCGCGAGCGCGTGTCCACGCTGCTGGCGCTGGCGGACGCGGCGCGCGGCGCGCTGGAGCACATCGAGGCGACGGGGCTGGAGCCCGCGGTGGACCACTCGGCGTTGCTTGCCCGCATGACGGGCGCGGCGACGGCCTCCAAGCCCCTGCAGGTGCCGGAGCCGCTGACGCC
This genomic interval carries:
- a CDS encoding PAS and helix-turn-helix domain-containing protein, which encodes MDWSLTASLLAERDVRPIVVMDRRGRIELANGALTSLLGRPREELLGRRWTEVCTPPEHGREVGQALRAIFTTAEHRLQTEVLTRDGERLPVEMDVAAVGQPPLRLVAIITRAAPPRSLPEPTVAAEPPRPPEAHRDLSYEISTELSSFGTLKAVWASGQARQEEMVGRPCFGAFAHRDAPCQDCPLTASSPGSWPHTIVRQAPEDTEGYEVVTATPTGAGTALVSVHTIGDDTLSGLFEAKVRRMASAARLSEREGDVLRYLALGRSPTDISTVLGITERTVKFHQANLLRKLGAETRYDLLRLFF